In Capricornis sumatraensis isolate serow.1 chromosome 16, serow.2, whole genome shotgun sequence, a genomic segment contains:
- the LOC138093088 gene encoding MARCKS-related protein-like, giving the protein MGSQSSKAPRGDVTTEEAAGASPAKVNGQENGHVKSNGDLSPKGEGESPPVNGTEEAAGATGDAIEPAPPGQGAEAKGEVPPKETPKKKKKFSFKKPFKWSGLSFKRNREGGGDSSASSPTEEEQEQGEISACGEEGTAQEGKAAATPESQEPQAKGAEASAAAKGGDTEEAGPQAAEPSTPSGPESDPAPASEQNE; this is encoded by the coding sequence ATGGGCAGCCAGAGCTCCAAGGCTCCCCGGGGCGACGTGACCACCGAGGAGGCAGCAGGCGCTTCCCCCGCCAAGGTCAACGGACAGGAGAACGGCCACGTGAAAAGCAATGGAGACTTATCCCCCAAAGGTGAAGGGGAGTCGCCCCCCGTGAACGGAACAGAGGAGGCAGCAGGGGccactggtgatgccatcgagccagcACCCCCTGGCCAGGGCGCTGAGGCTAAGGGGGAGGTGCCCCCCAAGGAGAcccccaagaagaagaagaaattctctTTCAAGAAGCCTTTCAAATGGAGTGGCCTGTCCTTCAAGAGAAATCGGGAGGGTGGGGGTGATTCGTCTGCCTCTTCACCCACAGAGGAAGAGCAGGAGCAGGGGGAGATCAGTGCCTGCGGCGAGGAGGGCACTGCCCAGGAAGGGAAGGCTGCTGCCACCCCCGAGAGCCAGGAGCCCCAGGCCAAAGGGGCAGAGGCCAGCGCTGCCGCCAagggaggagacacagaagaggCAGGGCCCCAGGCCGCAGAGCCATCCACTCCCTCGGGGCCAGAGAGTGACCCTGCACCAGCCAGCGAGCAGAATGAGTAg